The segment TTCTGATTAGGATGGAATACAGTATGACGAGGTCCTGCCCCTGGTTTTAGAGGGAAACAAACATCTGAAAGTCCCAACCCAACAGAATCAAGATTAAAACGATATATTTTATCTGAACCTAAATCATTTGCAAACAGATAATGATCATCGGGAGAAAGATAGACACAATGTAAATGCGATTGTTCTTGTCTTTCTTTAATAGGACCATTACCAAAAAAAGGTATTATCTCTACTAAGTCTACAAGATTATTATTGTCATCTTGTGTAAATACTGAAATACTACCACTCATATAGTTTGCTGTAACCACCTTATGACTAGAAGGTATTTCCAATACATAACAAGGAGCGGCTCCTTGTGTTAATATAGAATGTTCTAATTGAAGCTTCCCTTTCTCTTTATCTATTGCCACTTGATGTACAGCATCACGCATCATATCATTACTTTCTGTTACTATATACATTTTATCTTGGGTAGAAGAGATTGTTAAATAAGAAGGATTTTCCACCTCAAGGGTATCTACAAAGAGAGATTCTCCCGTTTCCGTATTTAGTTTCAATAGATAAACTCCCTCACTCTCTTTCTGTGTATATGTTCCTACAGCCATATACACATCATAATTCTTATCTTTGTGCTTCATGCAAGAGCTAAATATTCCCAGTACTGATATAAGTATGAATAATTTCTGAATCATATTAAAATTTTAAATATCCCTAAAACCCATTTAAGGATATAGTGACAGTAGGAATCAATAATAAGAATCCTACAAGGATAAAAAACAATAGGTATTTAAAAAACCATTTCAGCCAGACTCCATAAGGAATCTTCGCTATACCCAATACACCTAGCAATACGGCTGACGTGGGTGCAACCATATTTGTAAACCCATCACCAAACTGAAATGCCACAACTGTCGCTTGTCTTGAAATCCCTATTACATCTGAGAATGGAGCCATAATAGGCATAGTCAATGCGGCCTTAGCTGTTCCAGAAGGGATAATTAGGTTTATTAGGGATTGTATAATATACATTATAGTCAGAGAGAATACTTTACTTGTTTCTCCAAGTAATGAAGCTAAGCCATGTAATATCGGATCAATGATAGAGCCATCTTCTAATATTTGAATAATACCCCCTGCTAGGCCAACTACAATCGCTGCAGACAGCATATCTTTTGCTCCATCTTGAAAATGCTTTATCAAACTATCTGTTTTTAACCCATCTGCAAATCCAGCCATAACACCCATTGCTAAAAATATACCCGAAATCTCGGGTAGATACCAGCCATGTGCCATTACTCCTACAATAAGGAATATAATGGTAAACGCTAAGATGGTTAATATAAAAAAATGATTCGATTTTCTCAAACCTACAAACCCTAGTAAAGCATATAAAACTGTTAAGACTGGTGTGACTAGCAATGTAGAGCTTTTACCCCCTAATTCAAAAGTACTATAAGGATATTGAATGGAGAATAAAACCAAAGCTATGAGTATTAAACCATAAACAACTTTTGAAGAACGAGTTGTCTTATACTCAAGAGCTATATCTTCGCTATCTTCTTTACTCCTCCAGTAACTATCTATTTCGTACATAGGAGAAGCTTTGGGATTCTTTTTTATTTTAGCAGCATAACGCAACACAAAAAAGATGATTAAAGTAGTTAGTACCACCCAGCAAAAAAGTCGATATTCTATCCCTGAAAATAAAGGTAGATCAGAAAACCCCTGTGCAATACCCACAGTAAAGGGATTGAGCATTGCTCCTGAAAAACCAATATGAGCTGCCACATAAACCATACATACTCCTACAATAGAATCATACCCCATGCGAATAGCTAGCGGCATCACTAAAATAGTAAAAGCTATAGTTTCTTCCGACATTCCAAAGACTGCTCCAAAAAGACTAAAGAGAAGCATTACAGACACAATGATGAGATTATTGACACCAATCCGTTGCATCCATTTATGTTTTTCAAACTTTTGAGTATAGTTTAAAAATGAAAAAATACCAATATCAATAGACCGAGTTACATTCATTACCTGAAAAGCTCCTCCCATGATTAAAAGAAATGCAATAATTCCAGCCTGCCTTTCAAAACCCACAAGTAGAGAACTAAAGACCTGCCAAGTTTGGGGAGATTGTTCTACTAAGTGAAAAGAGTTCTCAACTATTACAGTTTTTTCTACACCATTTACTAGTATTTGTTCTCGATCATATTCTCCGGCAGGAATAACCCAAGATAATACAGCACATAATAATATTGCTACAGAAATAATTGTGTAAGCGTGTGGTATTCGTTTTGTCATGTCATCAGTTTAGTTATAACACAAAGTTATGTAATATAAATGTAACAAGGAGAATCAAGTATGCGTTCTAAAAATTAAATATAGCATTAAAAGCAAATTTATATGTTGTATAACATGTTATATTCAAAAGAAGTCGTATCTTTGCAGTGATAATTAAAAGAAATAAAAAAAACCGATCTTCAAAACGTGAGGATCACAAAAGATGAACAAGATGAAAAAGAACGAAAATGAAATTATGA is part of the Bacteroides coprosuis DSM 18011 genome and harbors:
- a CDS encoding C4-dicarboxylate anaerobic carrier (COGs: COG1288 membrane protein~InterPro IPR018385~KEGG: bfs:BF1046 putative C4-dicarboxylate anaerobic carrier~PFAM: C4-dicarboxylate anaerobic carrier-like~SPTR: Short-chain fatty acids transporter;~IMG reference gene:2504105954~PFAM: C4-dicarboxylate anaerobic carrier), which translates into the protein MTKRIPHAYTIISVAILLCAVLSWVIPAGEYDREQILVNGVEKTVIVENSFHLVEQSPQTWQVFSSLLVGFERQAGIIAFLLIMGGAFQVMNVTRSIDIGIFSFLNYTQKFEKHKWMQRIGVNNLIIVSVMLLFSLFGAVFGMSEETIAFTILVMPLAIRMGYDSIVGVCMVYVAAHIGFSGAMLNPFTVGIAQGFSDLPLFSGIEYRLFCWVVLTTLIIFFVLRYAAKIKKNPKASPMYEIDSYWRSKEDSEDIALEYKTTRSSKVVYGLILIALVLFSIQYPYSTFELGGKSSTLLVTPVLTVLYALLGFVGLRKSNHFFILTILAFTIIFLIVGVMAHGWYLPEISGIFLAMGVMAGFADGLKTDSLIKHFQDGAKDMLSAAIVVGLAGGIIQILEDGSIIDPILHGLASLLGETSKVFSLTIMYIIQSLINLIIPSGTAKAALTMPIMAPFSDVIGISRQATVVAFQFGDGFTNMVAPTSAVLLGVLGIAKIPYGVWLKWFFKYLLFFILVGFLLLIPTVTISLNGF
- a CDS encoding Lactonase, 7-bladed beta propeller (COGs: COG2706 3-carboxymuconate cyclase~InterPro IPR019405~KEGG: bth:BT_4399 hypothetical protein~PFAM: Lactonase, 7-bladed beta propeller~SPTR: Putative uncharacterized protein;~IMG reference gene:2504105953~PFAM: 3-carboxy-cis,cis-muconate lactonizing enzyme), encoding MIQKLFILISVLGIFSSCMKHKDKNYDVYMAVGTYTQKESEGVYLLKLNTETGESLFVDTLEVENPSYLTISSTQDKMYIVTESNDMMRDAVHQVAIDKEKGKLQLEHSILTQGAAPCYVLEIPSSHKVVTANYMSGSISVFTQDDNNNLVDLVEIIPFFGNGPIKERQEQSHLHCVYLSPDDHYLFANDLGSDKIYRFNLDSVGLGLSDVCFPLKPGAGPRHTVFHPNQKWAYTITELSGEVVAYKYQDGILHEFQSIIADSLQVQGSGDIQISPNGKFLYASNRLAGDGVAIFRVDPKTGGLERIGYQFTGKHPRNINITPNGKYLVVACRDEDSIEFYEIDYKTGRLLPTPFSINISMPVCIKFFSN